GGTTTGACCACGTTTCCAGAAGTTAAACAGTACCGCGATCACTGACCAAATTCCGCGTACTTTGGTCTTTGGACTTTTGCCATCGCCCATACGACGAATGTTATCGGTGTACCAGCTAATTTCCATAATCGCCATTTGATCAATTTTCTTGATACCCGTGGTGATTGGCTGAACTGTTGAAACGAAACCTTGGCCGTTAAGTACTTTGTTGGCTAGATCAGGGTCAACTGCTAGCGGGCGTGCAATGCCTACTACGTCAACCGCACCAGAGTTAACCGCTTCTTCCATAGCTGCCTGGCTTCTGAAGCCACCCGTTACCATAATTGGCGCAGAAACGTTTTCTTTTAATTGCTCAGCAAACTCTAAGAAGTAAGCTTCACGCTTTTTCGTGCTCTCTTTCAGGTTACCTTTACGGTTTACTGGGTTCTCCCAGCTACCACCTGAAATTTCAATCATATCGATACCAAGCTCATCTAAGCATTTACATACTTCAATTGACTCTTCTTGAGTAAAACCACCTTTTTGGAAGTCTGAAGAGTTTAGTTTGATACCAACAGCAAAGTTTTGACCAAGCTTAGCACGAATGGCTTTGTATACTTCAGTAACGAAACGCATTCTGTTTTCTAAGCTACCGCCCCACTTATCTTCACGTTTGTTGTGATTTGGTGATAAGAATTGGCTAATAAGGTAACCGTGTGCACCGTGTAGCTGAACACCATCGAAGCCAGCTTTTTCTAATATGCTCGCTGTATTAGCAAAACGCTCGATAATATCTAAAATTTCTTCTTCCGTTAGCTCACGCGGAGGGAAGAACATATCACTAGCTAGTGGCACAGCAGATGGTGCTACAGGGTGACCGTTTAAGAATTTAGGTGATTGCTTACCTGGGTGGTTTAGCTGTGCCCAAATTTGGCCGCCTTTTGACTTTGCACCACGAGCCCAAAGCTCTAGTAAATGCATGTCGCGTTCATCTTCAACAGCAACGGCTAATGGTTCGTTAGCATGGCGCTTATCAACCATAACGTTACCAGTCACTAATAAACCTGAACCACCTTCTGCCCAAGTACGGTATAAGACTTCAAACTGTCTTACTACTCGGCCATCGCCTGTTGCCATGGCTTCATTCATTGCAGACTTACAAATTCGGTTTTTAAGAACAGAACCTGAACGTAGTTTAAGCTCTTCTGATAGTGGAGTGTTTGACATCTTAAATCCATCTTACCTTGGGGTTTAACGTGCCACGATAGTACTTAATAAAATTTAGTCAAGGTAATGAACTTATTTTTGCTACGTTATGAAAATTTTGAATGGCTAAGTTTTTCACTACTTTAACGGAATAATTTTAGAGTTATTACTCTATGAAATATCCATATATCAAAAGCTTATATTCGATAAATTATTAAGGGTGAGTAAATTTTTTCACTGTTCGAAATTAAGCTTCCTTACCTATGATGTAATCAAACAGTAATTTAAACATTGATTTGTTTTAGGTGGATTTGTAAATGAAAACGGTTCGAGTAATTTGCTCAATACAAGAAGGTTCACTTGGCTATAACAATATTAAGCAACTTGAGGCAGTGATCTCGAGTACTTATAAAGCCCACTTTGGTGCTGACTATCGCCTAGTATTTGCTTGGTTAGACTTGCCTTATCGTCAATCATACATAGCAGGTAAGCTGTCTTGTGCATCAACCGTGCAGTTACCAGTAGAAGATGGTATGCCCGCTGACAAACGTCATCCATTTATGAGTGAGATTTGCGCGAAATGGCAACACATTACTGGCTGTAGCAAGAATGAAATCATCCTAGTATCGCCAGACATGTCAGAGTACGAAAGAATGCATGAAGCCTTTGATGCACGTGTTGATGAGAAGGTACGTAAGAAAACTAAGCTGAGAATGATGTTGCGCTTAATTGTTGGTTATTTCAAAAAAGGTTATCTGACAACTAGCACTGACCTTTAATCCATCTACAATTTTAATAGTAATACTAAATATTTGAGGGATAAAACTATGCCACTTTATACTGTGTCAACGAAAAACCCGCTACCGGAAACGACTAGAGAAAAGCTAGCCATATTAATTATGGATGTTCATTGTGGTATTACCGGTGCGCCAGAAACCTTTGTTAATGTAACGTTCGCACACAACGCTGTTTTACAGCCGCGCGCAACGGTTAACGTCTTAGGTGCTGTACGAAAAGGTCGAACGCCGGACATGAACGATACGCTATCGGCAGATATGACACAGCGCATTGCTAATTTACTTGAATTAACCCCTTATGAAATTGATCTTTCATTGCACGAAGTGCCTGCCCAATGGGTAATGGAAGGTGGTGAAATTCTACCAGAGCCAGGTGAAGAAGCGCTTTGTGAATGGCTGCAAAAAGAGCATGCTTAGCCACAACTAACACTTCTCTAACTTTTTATGCTTAGCCGTTAGTTTAAAACGAAGCAGCGCATAATACTAAGATTTTCCAGCTTTGCTTTATGGCAATGCTGTGATATTTTGTGCAATATTAGTACAGCTGGAAAACACTATTTTTCAAACGTTAGTACCTGTATTGAAACGATTTTGTTTCTCCTCTAATGTTGTTATCAGAAATTTCTGCTCATTAGCCTGCCTTGATCAAAGTAAGGCATCAAATTGCAGCTATAATTTCTCTCATACAAATTAATTAAGAATAAATAGCCAACGGAATTAGGCAGTTAACCCGTAATTTTCAAGCTATTTAGCCTTTAACATGTTGTAGGAGTAGAATGAAACGAGCTGTTTATCCCCTAATTCTTGCAATAGGCTTATTTACTTCATATTGCCAAGCCGAAACGCCAATCACATTTGCAGGCGTGCTTGCTGAGAAAATTCAGCAACACGACAAACAAGGTTATTTGGATAAGATTTATCAAGAGATTGCTAGACGCACGAGCTTAACAATAAATTATGATGTTATGCCGATGGCGAGAACCATGAGTTTGTTCGATCATAAAAAGGTTGACTGTATACTGCCTGGCTCTTCTAACCGTTATTTTGATCGAACCAAACAACACGATATTGTGCGTTCACAAGCCATATCCGCCCTACTGCTATTCAAATTTACTTTTGAGCGCAATCAAGCGCTGTTAGCAGCTCAAGACTTGGCTAACGTTAATATTGGCTATGTACGCAATATTAAGATGTTTAACGCACTGAATATGCCGCCATTTGATAACGCAACCCATATTGTTGCCAGCCATCACAGGCATCTATTTGATATGCTGCATTTTGGCCGCACAGAACTAATTGTTGGTTGGTACCCTATCGTCAATATGCTAGCAACAGCACGTAATAGCGAGCGCGTAAGCTTTGACGCAGACCATGTGTTATCAACCGACTACCTAGTCGTTTCTTGTCATCGCAGTCACAAAACCGAAGCATTTATCGAGACCATTAATAAAGCCATTAGTAGTATGTGGCAAGACGGTACTATGGTTGCAATGCACCCCAACGGCACACACCATTTAAAAGCATTGTTCCCACCGCCAGCAATGTAACTTAAGTTTATTAGCTATCACTTAGGATGAGAGGTTTAATAAAAAAAGGCGTTACTTTTAGCAAGTAACGCCGCTTTGTGGCTCAATAAGGCCGA
This Thalassotalea euphylliae DNA region includes the following protein-coding sequences:
- a CDS encoding NADH:flavin oxidoreductase/NADH oxidase family protein is translated as MSNTPLSEELKLRSGSVLKNRICKSAMNEAMATGDGRVVRQFEVLYRTWAEGGSGLLVTGNVMVDKRHANEPLAVAVEDERDMHLLELWARGAKSKGGQIWAQLNHPGKQSPKFLNGHPVAPSAVPLASDMFFPPRELTEEEILDIIERFANTASILEKAGFDGVQLHGAHGYLISQFLSPNHNKREDKWGGSLENRMRFVTEVYKAIRAKLGQNFAVGIKLNSSDFQKGGFTQEESIEVCKCLDELGIDMIEISGGSWENPVNRKGNLKESTKKREAYFLEFAEQLKENVSAPIMVTGGFRSQAAMEEAVNSGAVDVVGIARPLAVDPDLANKVLNGQGFVSTVQPITTGIKKIDQMAIMEISWYTDNIRRMGDGKSPKTKVRGIWSVIAVLFNFWKRGQTVKRVRA
- a CDS encoding 4-oxalocrotonate tautomerase, translating into MPLYTVSTKNPLPETTREKLAILIMDVHCGITGAPETFVNVTFAHNAVLQPRATVNVLGAVRKGRTPDMNDTLSADMTQRIANLLELTPYEIDLSLHEVPAQWVMEGGEILPEPGEEALCEWLQKEHA
- a CDS encoding transporter substrate-binding domain-containing protein; this translates as MKRAVYPLILAIGLFTSYCQAETPITFAGVLAEKIQQHDKQGYLDKIYQEIARRTSLTINYDVMPMARTMSLFDHKKVDCILPGSSNRYFDRTKQHDIVRSQAISALLLFKFTFERNQALLAAQDLANVNIGYVRNIKMFNALNMPPFDNATHIVASHHRHLFDMLHFGRTELIVGWYPIVNMLATARNSERVSFDADHVLSTDYLVVSCHRSHKTEAFIETINKAISSMWQDGTMVAMHPNGTHHLKALFPPPAM